The Brachyspira hyodysenteriae ATCC 27164 sequence TTTGTATTATTAATGCTTGACAGAAAATTTGAATTGAAGTAAAATTCTCAAATACGCATTAAAGAATTAAGGTAAATCTTTCGTCTTATGGATAAAAATACAGAACATATCACTTGTCTAATTAATCATGAAGAAAGTTTTAAAAGGATTATTATAAATAGGAATTACAAAACAAAAAGATACTATATAGATTTTTTTGTTGCAGGATATAAATATAATAATGGAAAAGATGTTATAGATTTATTACTTAAAAATGAGCCTATAAATTTACTTCGTGATATAACAAATCCTTATGACAGATTCGCTATAGCTATTTATGATAGAAGTTTT is a genomic window containing:
- a CDS encoding HIRAN domain-containing protein, with translation MDKNTEHITCLINHEESFKRIIINRNYKTKRYYIDFFVAGYKYNNGKDVIDLLLKNEPINLLRDITNPYDRFAIAIYDRSFDFRLGYVPSVISPLISYKLEDKRNRVYARIKNVKLDATDECKIEIRVFIDIAKKKKKAM